The Rhea pennata isolate bPtePen1 chromosome 5, bPtePen1.pri, whole genome shotgun sequence nucleotide sequence ttttctctcctttttttttttttttttttttttttttttgcttttccaagtACATTACATTGCATGTTTATTTGGTAAATTAGTCTGAAAATGCTCCAAAGAGATGTCAAATTTCATATTATAATGCggggaaaaataaatgccagATTACTTTATAATGGTTTACATAAATACTAATGTTGCTTCTGATCAGAGAGTAGTAACATTGGAAAATGAAGAGGGATGTGGGCACAATAGGGAAAACGAACACTATGTGTGTGTTGGAGGGGGACAACTgtgagagaagactgaggaacGTAAACCAGAACCAGCAAGATGAGATGGAGACCTGGACATAAAGAGCAGAgcatagagaaaagaaaaatctgtttagaagttaaacagaacagaaagactATTGTACTTAATTTCTAAGTCTCTTAATTTCTAAGAGGATGGTAATTCACACATCCATTAACTCAAGTAGCTGCAGTTCATACAACTGGCTGGTCCCCTATTTGACTATCAGGATGCCACAAAATTCCTTACTCTTCTAGAATGGATCTTAATCCTAAATCCCCCAAACCCAAGTCTCCTAAATGTCAAAGTgcagaaagaattaatttagtTTGTCCCATAGTTTTTGCAGTGGAGTTTCTCCAACCATAAAATGAAGACATACAAACCCATCCATCTCACAGGGACAAACATTGTGAAACAACATGCCTCACAGGGATGTTGCGAAGCAatcacatgaaaataaaaaatactactGGAAGTATATCAGGAAATTAGTTCTGCTGGCCTCCGCAAAATTTGACCAACATGCACTAAAAATAGTGCGGGGTACTTAATGAACAACAGGgccaaagcaaaatattaaatagctCTTTAGTAAATAATCGTTTCccaaataaatgagaaatgtaGTTTATGGCTGCAAAATTAGCAGGCAAATTTGTAAGTCATACACttgctgatttttcatttcttaattttgcaGTGGAATGATTTTTAGTGTAATACAGTGGAGAATGAGAAACTGATTTCCGGCAAATACCTGATGCCTATATATACATGAAAGTTTATTACCATatagttcatttaaaaagatattcATAAATAAGAACACACAtacctgttctttttctttcaacagcttttcaaaagcaagagctttttctttcattgagTGGGAttcaaattctttctctttcagcatcATGGAAAACTGCATATTAGTCTCCTGAAGTGCTCggaattctgtttctttttccctacaCCTTGcaactattttttcattttcttctttcaatttTCGAATAtccatttctaaaattaaatttctttctttaagattAGTCACAGCTTGttttaaaagctcattttcattttctttgttgctaAGATTTTCACTCACAGAAAGTAACTGATCGCTTTTAGATTTAATCAGTATGTCCTTTTCCCTAAGTGACTTCTGCAAGATATCGTGTTTTTCTTTGATCTGCCTCATTTCTGAATCAGTCTCTTCTTGACCCTTTCTCTCTAACTCTGATGCTGTAGCCACAGAATCAGATAACCGTTGATTGTTTTCCTGAAGTGTCCTAATAGTTGCATCTTTttcttgcaacttttttttcagttgttccagTTCCTTCTGAAGGAGTTTAGATTCATCACTGAGTACTTCAGGAATATTGTGTTGAATGCCTGAAGGCTGTGAAACAACAGAAGCTACTGCAACAGAAGGTGTTACCAGATCAAGCTTTCCCAGGAGAAGATCCTTAGTGTTATGTAGCTGTCCTATGCTGTGTTGAACTTGTACCAACTCCTGGCTAaaacttttcagctttttctcattctgttcaTAACTCTGAATCAAGCCATTATAATCTACCTGCAACTTTGAATTACTGTCGCTTTCAACTGAAATTTGGGCTTGAAGCTTGTGTAGCTCTTCTTGGAGGTGAGCTGACTCATGCTGCATGTTCTGAACTGTGGTCATTACCTGTTGCTTCCACTCTTCCATCTTCTTCActtgttgttttaatttatcACGTTCTTGTAAGAGTTCCTCAAACTGGTTACTGTTAACACCTCCCGACCCATTTTCAGCACCTGTACTGGATGTCTGCAAGACAGTCAGTAAGGTTTGGCATTTTTGACTTAATGCATCTATTTCAATATCTTTCTCTCGAATGATACGGGATAAATTCTGAATAGTTTCCCTAAACATGTCTTGACTGCTGTTTTCAAATCTACTGGACAACTTTTGATTCTCTTCCTGCAACCGTACCAAAGCTGCTTCTTTAGTAGCTACCATATCCATGATCTTATGGTACTCCGTTTTTAACTGACTGTTCTCTCTTGTCTTCTCACTTAGAACTGCTAGTACTTGTTCTCTTTCCATGACATAagcttgcagctgctgctgaagacaaAGAACATCCTGCCTATAGGAAGGTGAAGAAACTCTAGCATTGAGAGCTTGTATTTCTAAGTCTTTCTCTTGAATTATTTGAGTGAGTTTGCCAACTTCATCTTTGGACAACTGATCAATTTGTTGACTTAGAGAAACATTCTTTTCGTTTAAAAGTTTGATCTCCATCTCTCTTTCTTTGATACCTTTCACCAGTCTTTCAATTTCAGCTTTAGATAAgtcatgtttttcatttccattttctccattaaGGGTCTGAACTTTGGTTTCCTGAAAGAGATCAGAGGAATCAGTCTGAATAACCTGCCTCTCTTTGTGCAACTGAGTTTTAATTTGTTcaattgttttctgtaaattttttatttcctcatctTTCTCCAAGAAAAGTCTTTCATGTGTGACATTCATTTGCTCTCGCTGAAATTTAGActcatctatttcttttttttgctcctgCAAAGACTGCTGAAGTTGCACTGTTTTTTGATTCTGatcttctattgtttttttgaGAACTGTTATTTCCTCTTCAAGATTATTCTTTATCACTTTTAACTGTGTTACCTCACTTTCAAGTTCAATAATAATATCCAGAGTTTTAGGCTCAACTACAGGTAGAGATCTACTTTGCTGATCCTTAAGACGttcaatttcttctttcaaatgattattttcttccttcataaCTGCAagacttttgtctttttcctctaagttttgttttaaaatatcctgGTTTTTTGAATCTTTAATATATTCTTCAAGTTCTTGTTGTACTTGTAAGGCTcgatttttaaatttttcaataaatacctctttttcttttatgagtTCTGTCAACTGCTTCTGTCCTCCTAAACTGGTAGtcaacatttcttttgtttcttggtGGTCAGATTCCATCTGCTCAATGTTCCTTTTGAGTTCTGCAATCTTAAAGTCTTTTTCTTGATTGAGTTTAACCAGGCGCTCATGTTCATGCTGCAATGCAGTGGTATCCATACTACGTGCATTCGATAATTCCTCAATAGTTTGCTCATACTTGCATGCTTGTTCCAATAGCCGTTTTTCAGTCTGGTTTAATTCAGTTTCCAGttgtcttttttccattttcaaagccTGCGTGACAGTGTCTTTTTCTAATGAAACTTTATTAGTCTCAGAAACAGCATCACTAagctgttgttttatttcttcacagGCAGCTATCAACTTCCCATTTTCTAGTCTGAGGTCAGACATAGATTTCTCCAAGTTTTCATTTCGTTgtttatattctgaaatgtCATTCTGTAGTTTTGcaatttctgcttctctctctttaaGAATCAGATCTTGACAACTGTAGTTAGATTCAcgattctctttttctgttaacTTGCTCAAGGATACAGAAAgttcctcctctctttcttttagtctctgctgcagctctgtaatttcttttttattacgCAAGTTACAGTCCTGGGCTATCCTTAATTGGTCCTgtagatttttaatattatcttGAAGCTGCTGCTTATTCATATGCAAATCATTAAGAGTATATGAACACTGacttagtttttctttatgACTATTTAACTCCTTAATAGTTTCCATCTTCTCAATTTCTAGTTTTGAtaccttctttctttcaaaatctatCTCACATTTCAGTTGTTTCATGGCACTATCATTTTCCGTATGTTGTTTTGACAGCTGTTCTTTCAGTATAATCATATGCTGAAATGAACACAAAACAAGAATTCattaggaggaggaggagaatcaGCAGAACAATggactacatttttttttctccttgtccaaaggataaaaacaaatcaatcgAGTTGAAACAAAAAGGtccttacttaaaaaaaaaaaaaaaaaaaaaaaaaaaaagtaacaaagcaGTTAAACTactcaacaaaataaaacttgacaAAAGGTAAAGAGGATGTGTCATGCATACTGTTATAAGACAGGAGGTCAAAATGTTAGCAGGATAAAAATAGTTAGAAGTCTTGCAAgcaagaaagtaatttttatttgacaCAACATAGGAAAGAGACATTCGTTATGGGTATATTATATTATCTCTCTGACAGTAACAAATGGTTTTGTTGCACTTCAGGAATTTTGCAGACGACCCTCTTTCGGCAGAGCAGGGAATAAGGTAAacctgtaattattttattgccACACAGGATAACTTACATATCCCTGATATGTACATGCAAAGCTCAActtaaaagatacaaaaaacCTCACCCACCCTAAACATTTAATTTGCCAGTTTAATAATTAATTGCAATATTTTACCTGAGTAGCTTCTTGATTCTGCTTGTCCAGTTCTTCCAACTCTGCTATTaagatttctctttcagcaaTACTTTCATCTAATTCATgcacttttctttccaaatcttgCCTTAGCTGGCTTAATTCTGAATTCTGATCTTCAGTATATGTAGAAGGAATATTCTCAATTTTATGATGTGCATTTGTCAGTTCCTTCTGAAGTTCCTccttaaattaaacaaaaaaaaaaacacttctaaatATTAGACTTTGCTTGCTGAAATTTATAGTGTTTAGATTTCAGatggtttctttcttctcaaggaataaaagaaaagcagtcatTTCTTTGTATCAGAACCCTTAAGCCTACATAAATATCATTCCAATTAAACATTCTTCATTGTAAAGTCTTTGTCTTGAACATTTGTACACATGCAATCACTTTCTCATCACAAAGGTTAGCAATGCACAGCCTCTGCACAAAAGAAAGCCATGGCCTGACAGGCAAAGTTGCATCCACCTCTGAGGCATAGATCTCCAGCTGGGATAAACTGTCACATCTTTTAGGGATACCCTAAACACACACTATACTGCATGGCAAGAGTGGAAGTTTTAAgaatgtatttcagatttttttagtTAAGAAGAATGTGGTGGGAATACTTAAATTCATGCAAACCACACAAAATCTCAGTTCAAAAATATTCCTAGATACAAGATAAACCAAGTCAAATCTCTTGACCCAGGGTTTATGAGGGAGTGAGTCAACTCTGCCAAAAGCTAAGCCTAAAGTTCCACACAGACTATATGTTCTGTTCCATAATTTAATCAGCAAGATGCAATGTAGCATTATTACAGCAttccaaggaagaaaaaagttttacaaCTGATGACAGTCTACACTGAAACGTGGCCATGTAGATTGAGAGGTGAAAAACAGTGACAGATTTTACGGAATACCATTCAGTGCTAGTGGTTCTGAAGTCCTTGATTATAATGTAATGAACTAATTCAAAATACTTAGCAGAATACGAATCAATTctataaaacaataaatgaaataagCATACCTTATTTAAAACAGcttctgaaattcagtatttcatcaaataaacaacattttttccacaatgccacatcatattaaaaaatgctggctttttcttttcagcaggtCAAGTGAATACACTttcaagcaattaaaaacaagaatgaaatcCTTAACTGAAAGGTACGTAATAATGAAAGTCATAAAGTATCTTAAAACAGTTGTATGTTGAAATGTTACATTTGACTGATGTGTGCATCCATCTGCAATAATCAGTTAATACCAACCacatttagaattaaaaaagagagtttATCATAGGTTTCAAAATATTGAATGCTTTGTCTATACTTCATGAAATACGTAAACACAGTCCAGAAAAACTAACATacataccttttcttttctcaactttaaattttcttctttaagaacCTGTAGATCTAGCATAAATGTCTGAATATCCTTCCCCATACCAATGAAACTGTCAGCCTataaaaaaagcacacaatCAGTATTTAAACAATGAAACGTTTCAAATGAAGAttcaaagtatttaaatagCACTACTTGTAATCAGGCTGTGTTAGTAAGTATTTACCTGCAGAGGAACATGGAAGAATAAACACATACATGATATGAACATAGATAATACTTTAGATACTATAAAGTTATCTAGTAATCCAAGTCCATGTTCATTTAATACTGTAGAACTACATGTTACAGTAGTTACAGCAGCTAACATAATAATATGATATGAGGAACACTAGTAGATTCCTTTAACACAGTTGGGTGTGGGACTTCACAAATcataatatattatttctatCATTTCCATatgtaattataaaattaatctGTAAGTATTTCCTTGATTACAAGATTACTTATATAGAAGCATGAAAGCTTCCCAAGAAACGTACAGTGCCAATAATGTGTTTTCCCACCATTTATTGTTATGAATTTTTGGTCAACCTAATTTTCAGATTGTTTTACCTGATTTAAACTTGAAAGTCttgctatttccttttctgcttctataaggaaaaaaaaaattaatgtgcTACTtccaaaacagcaacaacaacaaaaaatcctcCCAACTTTGCCCCAACATAGCTCCACTGCCCAGAAAACAGTTTGACagtgttttgtgatttttttttttatatatatttttatgtgttaATGCTGTAAAAGATTCTTATGTACCATCAATGACCACTATGAAgacagcacatttttttttctccaactgAAACCACATTAGAAGGAGTCTGGTACTATAATGTGTTAGTTATACAATATTAAAAGATGTTCTAAATATAGATACACTTGTAAAACATATATTGCACTTTATATTAAGGAGAAGATATTAGCCTTTACACACAAAAACGtactttcagaatttaaaaaaataacttctgttcTATTCAGacaaatttacatttaaagaaagaaaaatcctattgAACAGCTGGCAGGCACATTTACTTGGCTAATCAGATATTCCTACAATCATGCTAGGCTtaatagtgttttcttttctgctgcgCTCACCTCTGCAGTCAACCCTTTGCCAAAACACCAGTTTTCAGTTGcaacttttaaatataaattccAAGCATTAAGAGCATAAACCTGTGAGGATACGATTAACACACGCACAGACACTCCATACCTAACAGTGCCTGCTGTAGTCTGACAACATCTTCTGGAAGCAGTGATGTCTTCGATGGGaacttttcctgttctttcatGATAACATCTTGCTCAGCAACAGAACTTTGAAGCTTACTAAAATCAGATTTTAGACTTTCATactcttttgttattttgtttttttctatcttAATCAATTCTTGCTCTTCcagcagaattttttctttttctttggcagAAGACAGTTTGTggtttaatttttgtatttcatccTCTAGGTCCTTTATAATCCGCAGGTCCTCTGCTTTTCCACCATCTAGAATCTTTTTCTGTTCACTAATTTTAGAATCATCTGTGGCATCAGTGCTTAAACCAcctaaaaggcaaaaaagactAAGTTTGCAATAATAACCAAAACCAGTTCTGTAGATCTTTTACCTAAAAGTCTCCTTTTCCTACTCTTCTCTTGACAGAAGAGATAGTCTAAAATGGAAATACGATCatcacaaacaaacaaacaaaataacaacaattaaaaaaaacttgcaaacaTTTTGCGTAGTGCCATACATATGATTGATCTGAAAAACAGTTCTTCAAATACTTAGATACTTACACGTCCCTGCCTCAAAAGTTTTGAATGGTAGGAGTTACAAGATGCAGGCTGACTAAGtctgaattaaaatatgctTGACTAGGACACGTGGGGAAGCTGACAGAAGCTAATTTATCACAATTAGAAAACCCTCAATTTCCTAAGATTAATTTACCAAAAAACAGTTAATCCACCTTGAAGCAAATATCACTATTTttactatatatttattttaaagggttGCCAAATGGCTGTTAGAGTATAATACTTTGCATATACAACATATTTTTTCTAGCAGATCTTAAAACCCTCAAGATTGCATCTCCAATCAGTTTCAGGTGGCTGCAAGGACTAAATTTTACTTGATAATCTCTTTTGTTAAATGATGcataattttttcccctaatgatctcattttgcagaaattgtattttttacagATGCGCCCTACTATAAGAACATTCATAGCTTTGTACAATCCTTACAATGCATTTTTCAGAGTACAAAGCAGCAAAGtcaaaaatgtacagaaaaaatttaaatgaaaacaacGTTGCTTATGAATTCAAGTGGGAGTTCAATAAAAATTTCTACAATCTATATTATGTTCTCAAATATGAGACTACCAcaataaaaattacagtgaaatATTCTTAGTATTTCAAAAGCTgtaaacaatatttattttgcaatgacTTGTAAAGCAAAAGATACAAGATTCCTCccttcattttattaaatgagCCCTGATGATAGATGTACAGTGCATCTAAAAGTCAGGTTACGTCATATCAGGCATCTGatttgaagaaatatatttcctttcagTACTACCTTAGAACCTAAgaagctgcaaaaatatttcctttctttctaagCAGAAAGTCCTGTCTTTGTTGGTCTCTCTTTCCCAAAGACAAATATACACTATTTAGAAATCAGGGTTTTAAAACATCATAAAACATAGGCTTACAggtgtttttggttttaagATATTTAAGGCAAAGAAAGCCCTAAAGGAGACCTAACTGACAAGACtgttttgggttgtttttttttttttttttttttaatgtaatatgaAGGACTTGCATGACAACGAATAGCTTCTTATGACAATTACTGCACTTCTGTTAAAATCTAGCCACACCACATGTGTGCATGGTCCTTACTGCACCTTAAGAGCTTCAATCAAGGCACTTAACTGGTACATACTACTTCTCAACAGAACTATTTTTGTGCTGAAATGTTATCATCTTCAGTGCTGCACATCTCTTCCACTTCtatattcagttaaaaaaacagGAAGCGTAGAATTCAGAGCATAAAATCTGATATAAAAATTACCATATAAATTGATAGAGGTTAGACGCTGAAATGCTATCACTCCAGTGTTCAACCCAAGAACAGTGCTTATAAAGTGTGTCTGAAGCATAAAGCTGACCTAAAgtttaaaatcagatttctaAATATCATGTATTTGACATGTATTGCACTGTTTATTATGTACCTATTTTATGCTTTAATCAGAATTCACGGCAcattaaatcagaaaataacaCTAAAAAAGCACGTGGTAAACACCTTGCTGTAGCTGATTCTCAAGTTCTTCAATTCGTTCCTCATATTCACTCAGCTCTTCTCGATGTCGACGACTTATCTCTACTAGCTTTTGTCTGTGT carries:
- the TRIP11 gene encoding thyroid receptor-interacting protein 11 isoform X2, with product MDFGDIIWSQQEINRLSNEVSRLESEVDHWKQIAQPSKVQGANDAEQSEVCKLQNTIKELKQNLSQEIDEHQHELSVLQDAHRQKLVEISRRHREELSEYEERIEELENQLQQGGLSTDATDDSKISEQKKILDGGKAEDLRIIKDLEDEIQKLNHKLSSAKEKEKILLEEQELIKIEKNKITKEYESLKSDFSKLQSSVAEQDVIMKEQEKFPSKTSLLPEDVVRLQQALLEAEKEIARLSSLNQADSFIGMGKDIQTFMLDLQVLKEENLKLRKEKEELQKELTNAHHKIENIPSTYTEDQNSELSQLRQDLERKVHELDESIAEREILIAELEELDKQNQEATQHMIILKEQLSKQHTENDSAMKQLKCEIDFERKKVSKLEIEKMETIKELNSHKEKLSQCSYTLNDLHMNKQQLQDNIKNLQDQLRIAQDCNLRNKKEITELQQRLKEREEELSVSLSKLTEKENRESNYSCQDLILKEREAEIAKLQNDISEYKQRNENLEKSMSDLRLENGKLIAACEEIKQQLSDAVSETNKVSLEKDTVTQALKMEKRQLETELNQTEKRLLEQACKYEQTIEELSNARSMDTTALQHEHERLVKLNQEKDFKIAELKRNIEQMESDHQETKEMLTTSLGGQKQLTELIKEKEVFIEKFKNRALQVQQELEEYIKDSKNQDILKQNLEEKDKSLAVMKEENNHLKEEIERLKDQQSRSLPVVEPKTLDIIIELESEVTQLKVIKNNLEEEITVLKKTIEDQNQKTVQLQQSLQEQKKEIDESKFQREQMNVTHERLFLEKDEEIKNLQKTIEQIKTQLHKERQVIQTDSSDLFQETKVQTLNGENGNEKHDLSKAEIERLVKGIKEREMEIKLLNEKNVSLSQQIDQLSKDEVGKLTQIIQEKDLEIQALNARVSSPSYRQDVLCLQQQLQAYVMEREQVLAVLSEKTRENSQLKTEYHKIMDMVATKEAALVRLQEENQKLSSRFENSSQDMFRETIQNLSRIIREKDIEIDALSQKCQTLLTVLQTSSTGAENGSGGVNSNQFEELLQERDKLKQQVKKMEEWKQQVMTTVQNMQHESAHLQEELHKLQAQISVESDSNSKLQVDYNGLIQSYEQNEKKLKSFSQELVQVQHSIGQLHNTKDLLLGKLDLVTPSVAVASVVSQPSGIQHNIPEVLSDESKLLQKELEQLKKKLQEKDATIRTLQENNQRLSDSVATASELERKGQEETDSEMRQIKEKHDILQKSLREKDILIKSKSDQLLSVSENLSNKENENELLKQAVTNLKERNLILEMDIRKLKEENEKIVARCREKETEFRALQETNMQFSMMLKEKEFESHSMKEKALAFEKLLKEKEQGKTGELNQLLNEVKSMQEKAVTFQQERDQVMVALKQKQMESSALQSEMQHLREKEQRLNQELDRLRNHLLEMEDSYTREALAAEDREAKLRKKVLVLEEKLASSSTAVENVSHQASLQVESLQEQLNLVSKQRDETVLQLTVSQDQVKQYALSLANLQMVLEQFQQEEKAMYSAELEKHQKQTSEWKKKAEKLEEKVVSLQESLEEANAALDAASRLTEQLDFKEEQIEELKKEGEIRREMLEDVQNKLVNLVNSTEGKVDKLLMRNLFVGHFHTPKNKRPEVLRLMGSILGIKKEELDQLLSEDQRGVTRWVTSWLGGGGAGSKSVPNTPLRPTQKSVFNSSFSELFVKFLETESCPTLPPPKLSVHDMKPLGAAGTAKTSSTPSSSQIQDSAVSGSSRRPDTNPFLAPRSAAVPLITPASNSGHLLMKPISDALPTFTPLPVSPDASAGAVLKDLLKQ
- the TRIP11 gene encoding thyroid receptor-interacting protein 11 isoform X1, with product MASWLGGLGSGLGQSLGQVGGSLSSLTGQISSFTKDILLEGAEEVGDTATELHVSNSRLREIESINAAQKSENERLKKVCSDLEEKHESAELQIKQLSIEYRNQLQQKEVEISHLKARQNALQEQLQKVQTAAQSAQLGAGVLPPATTSASFVPVVRHSSGFQDDDMDFGDIIWSQQEINRLSNEVSRLESEVDHWKQIAQPSKVQGANDAEQSEVCKLQNTIKELKQNLSQEIDEHQHELSVLQDAHRQKLVEISRRHREELSEYEERIEELENQLQQGGLSTDATDDSKISEQKKILDGGKAEDLRIIKDLEDEIQKLNHKLSSAKEKEKILLEEQELIKIEKNKITKEYESLKSDFSKLQSSVAEQDVIMKEQEKFPSKTSLLPEDVVRLQQALLEAEKEIARLSSLNQADSFIGMGKDIQTFMLDLQVLKEENLKLRKEKEELQKELTNAHHKIENIPSTYTEDQNSELSQLRQDLERKVHELDESIAEREILIAELEELDKQNQEATQHMIILKEQLSKQHTENDSAMKQLKCEIDFERKKVSKLEIEKMETIKELNSHKEKLSQCSYTLNDLHMNKQQLQDNIKNLQDQLRIAQDCNLRNKKEITELQQRLKEREEELSVSLSKLTEKENRESNYSCQDLILKEREAEIAKLQNDISEYKQRNENLEKSMSDLRLENGKLIAACEEIKQQLSDAVSETNKVSLEKDTVTQALKMEKRQLETELNQTEKRLLEQACKYEQTIEELSNARSMDTTALQHEHERLVKLNQEKDFKIAELKRNIEQMESDHQETKEMLTTSLGGQKQLTELIKEKEVFIEKFKNRALQVQQELEEYIKDSKNQDILKQNLEEKDKSLAVMKEENNHLKEEIERLKDQQSRSLPVVEPKTLDIIIELESEVTQLKVIKNNLEEEITVLKKTIEDQNQKTVQLQQSLQEQKKEIDESKFQREQMNVTHERLFLEKDEEIKNLQKTIEQIKTQLHKERQVIQTDSSDLFQETKVQTLNGENGNEKHDLSKAEIERLVKGIKEREMEIKLLNEKNVSLSQQIDQLSKDEVGKLTQIIQEKDLEIQALNARVSSPSYRQDVLCLQQQLQAYVMEREQVLAVLSEKTRENSQLKTEYHKIMDMVATKEAALVRLQEENQKLSSRFENSSQDMFRETIQNLSRIIREKDIEIDALSQKCQTLLTVLQTSSTGAENGSGGVNSNQFEELLQERDKLKQQVKKMEEWKQQVMTTVQNMQHESAHLQEELHKLQAQISVESDSNSKLQVDYNGLIQSYEQNEKKLKSFSQELVQVQHSIGQLHNTKDLLLGKLDLVTPSVAVASVVSQPSGIQHNIPEVLSDESKLLQKELEQLKKKLQEKDATIRTLQENNQRLSDSVATASELERKGQEETDSEMRQIKEKHDILQKSLREKDILIKSKSDQLLSVSENLSNKENENELLKQAVTNLKERNLILEMDIRKLKEENEKIVARCREKETEFRALQETNMQFSMMLKEKEFESHSMKEKALAFEKLLKEKEQGKTGELNQLLNEVKSMQEKAVTFQQERDQVMVALKQKQMESSALQSEMQHLREKEQRLNQELDRLRNHLLEMEDSYTREALAAEDREAKLRKKVLVLEEKLASSSTAVENVSHQASLQVESLQEQLNLVSKQRDETVLQLTVSQDQVKQYALSLANLQMVLEQFQQEEKAMYSAELEKHQKQTSEWKKKAEKLEEKVVSLQESLEEANAALDAASRLTEQLDFKEEQIEELKKEGEIRREMLEDVQNKLVNLVNSTEGKVDKLLMRNLFVGHFHTPKNKRPEVLRLMGSILGIKKEELDQLLSEDQRGVTRWVTSWLGGGGAGSKSVPNTPLRPTQKSVFNSSFSELFVKFLETESCPTLPPPKLSVHDMKPLGAAGTAKTSSTPSSSQIQDSAVSGSSRRPDTNPFLAPRSAAVPLITPASNSGHLLMKPISDALPTFTPLPVSPDASAGAVLKDLLKQ